The stretch of DNA ccctttgccGACAACACGCTGGCTAAGCAAAAAGGGCTGCGCTCGTCTCGTTATCGGGAGTCGGTAACACGCGAATGCCAGCGCCGTCTCTCGCACTCCTGGAGAAGtaaatggggggggggggcagattacaccgcagcggtggtggaactgaagacagagaaggaggacgaTTCTGGCAGCCCTCTCAGCGTCGAGGCAACCTGAAGACAGCCTGGGCAGCGTGACGTACCTCGTGAAGGAGAGACGTCTGCGCGAGCATCAGCTGAAACGCTACCCGTGGATGGCAAGAGCAGAGCAAGGCTGAGGCACGTtgagaagaaagggagcagcaacgcatTAAAAGCCCGCAGCTCGCGGAGagccagaggagaggagaggaaagttCCGTGAGTCTCGCCCGGCAAGGTCATTGGACTCCCATGGCGGTGAGGCTGGGCTAGTGCGTGCTCTTCTCAAATGACCTGAACGAGGCGGGCTACGCACTGATGCACGTGATCCTCCACTTCAGCACTTGGGGCCTCATCGATGTACGTCATTGGCTTGTGGCCAGCCTCCGGGGGACACGGGACGCAGTGGCCTCCCGCTGGTGAGCGAGTTGCCAGACTGCAGtaccctctttttcccttcaaAGCGACGTGAACTCAACGCATTCCCCTCTTACCGGCTGAGGTGAAGGCAGCAAGCGGCGGCCTCGTCGGCGGCCGCGGAGAGTGCTGTGGCAGGGTTTCACAAGAAACTGGAGGATAAGGTTATTACTTGGTGAAGGGTACATATTCCTGCCCACGACGTCCAAGGGAGCCAGGTGGGTGTGGCAGGCGTGGGCGTGATGGCAAGGCAGCTGAGCGCTCTCGCACCTGGTGAGGTCGACAAGATGAATCGCCAGGCCAGCGGATCTGAGGGCAAACATGCGGCAAAGCTCATCCCaccacgacgacggcggtggttACTCCAGAGTGCTATGGTCACAGGGGTCGTGTGGCCGAGGTTGAGGGCGGTGACTGAGGTGGATTCCGCGGAGAAGGCGCATggggagcagcaccagcggctaCAACCCTCGCGAAACAAACAGAGGCAAAGATGGTCCTTAGGTGActcggagagagagacgatgcCAGAGAAGGCCAATGGGAGATGCTcgcaggaggtggcgggCCACACAGGAAGCGCGCAACCCACGAACTGGATTGGACCTCTCCAACACTACACGACAACGCCACTCCATTGCGAGTGCACATGACTGGCCACCAAGCCAGCACCtacagagagaagcactACCACGTACCCCTGCACGCGCGGCATCACGGGCTAGTCAGCATTCTGACCTGAGGTGGAACGCCCGGCAAGGCACGACTGCGTATGTTCGACACTCAGTCCTCGTCTTTTATCCGTCACACGGTACGCACGCATTGCCCTCCTCGAGGATGGTGACACAACTCCCTCTGACCTTTGCCAACTGCatggcacagcagcgcctcagCGATGGCTGCGGGGGGTTTGCACGTGGGCCTCTATACTCGAGCGCACACTAGACAACGCGATGCGACagccccaccaccgcacTATCCCGCTTGGGCCCGTTTGTCCACGAGACCACAACAGAGGAGACTGAAAAGAGCGATCGTTCGCTGTCCGGCTCAGGGTCCCTCACTCCCACAGCTGTGCCAGAGCGCGGCACTCGAGTTGAAGCGCACAGAGGTGCTGAGTGTGTGGCTTCGAAGCCGTAGTTGCCACACAGCAGAAAAAAGTGAACTCGAACATGAAATGGGCACAACCAAATGTGCGAAAACACTGAAAAGCGCGTTGCTTAGGTGAGGCACGACCTGCCAGGGCGTGCAAGGGATTTCGCTTCAACGTACCCCGTTCGCTGTCATACATCGCGCGTGGTCAAACTCCCcccactccactccaccAGGCCtgccacagagagggggagggagggggaacacCATTGCGCGGTGcaaggcagcggtggacacacacacacacacacccacacacacgcgcgaaTGCCATGCGTCGACCCAGTCACcggagcacggcctctgcctcgcaggtcgcctcaccgccgctcccaCTGTGTCGGTCGCCACGCGGTGCATCCCTCAcaggggggtggtggctcagcctccccacgccagtgggcagtgagggccgggtgagatgTGCTCGAGTCGCGTTCACTGCCAGCATcagtggctcggcattggctggggtgggggaggggggctgctcagcctctcccccctcccctacacAGAGAGTGCGGAGGGACtggccctccccccccctggtgacgccacgcgctgaggtgtgtgtgtgtgtgtgcctccctcctccctccctccctgtcATCCgttggaggagagagggggggtaaGCGGAGCGCGACGAGCGATGAAAGCAAATGacggagaaaagagaagggaggcgaAGGGGATGCGAGTGTGCCGTGTTGAGTcgagtggagaggagggaagggcaagggagggaggcggtcTGCGTCTGGCGATCAGGCGCACGTTCAGATGCCGACGCTCGAAGTGGTACCGGACGCGCTGATGGAGTCTCTGTGCCCTGCTCATGGGCAATCGATTTCTTGTTCGTCGCGAGGCGCGCAATTGCCTCActttgccctctcccccgccccgcccgcCTGTCTGTCTTTCCTCCTAtgacgcgcacacgcactcacccacccacacgcacacgtatgTGGGCACTGCCCCTCTACTCCACTccgcgcctcctctgcgggGCACATTCAGCCATCGTGTGCGCCGGCACACGttcccatccccccccccccacacacacacgaagctTAACATGTTTGAATCCGCTGTCTCCGCGCCTTACCAGTGAGCATGAGGAATGCGCTTCATTTCTTGTAGTTGCTCTCTCAGTGCCGTCCTGACATCCCTCTGTCGCAGCCGTCCATCTCCaccctgctctctctccccacccacacacacacacacactcgcttGTCCATCTTTTCCGTCACGACTGTGGGTCCTCCTGTGCGTGGACACTCACACCGGTAGTGTGCGCCGGCGTGTAGTCGCCCCGTACCTAcacagcgcctctctcttcctcccttttaTTTACTCCCTTCCCTCAACTGACTCCTGCGCATCGCCGCCAGTACTTTGTGTGTggggcgggtgtgtgtgtgtgtgggtgggtgggtgggtgggtgtctgGAACGGCCCAGCATTCGTCGATGGGCACGCTGCTCGTAacactgctgcagtgccgcaaCAGCCAGTCCCTCTACCCAAACCTCCGCGCCACTCAGCACAACCACTACACTTCGtttcagcagcagtgctcgGTCCCGCTCCTTGCCGATGCGCGCCACTATAACCAGCACTCACGCCAAGATAGCCCTTTgattgccaccaccacgaccacgacGCCGACGGGCGCGGTGAGCGATGAGGCCACTGAACGGACAGCCGTGGCGAGTCGGGCAGGGGAAACCGAAAAaggcgcgccgccaccaacATCCTTCGCAGGTGCTGTCAGCGATATGAGTGCATCTGACAAGCACGTTGTCAACCCTCCTGAGGTCCGCAACGACGGAGACAACACTGGTGCCGGCGCCACCGATGTCGACGTCGACGCGGCCGCCGAGATCTCGCGTCTACTCCTTACACGCCTGCTCGCCACGAAATCAGTACCGATCCCGCCCTCAGCAAGTCAGGTGCATCCGCAGTTGCACCATCATGCGATAGAACAGCCGGCAGTGGACAACGCTCTGTACACCAGCTCGCTCCCCGTAGTACCACCACTGGCATCGGCAGGGGTGGCGAGCTCCCCCTCGACCACTCCGCCCATGCAGCCGCAAGATCGCCCCCCGTCACCCTCCACAATGGTGTTTATGCCCAGCGCCACGGCCACCGCCCCCCTCACACCGGCTGCTTCGCCAAGGAGAcagcgcagcaacaacgCGGTGCCTCCCCTTTCCATGCTGGCGACAGCGACCTCAACGCAGACGCCCACGCCACACCTTGCACCAGCCGGTGGGCTGACGATCAGCCCACCGGCTGGTGCGCCTGTGGCGAAGGACTGCGACAGTGTGAAACGGCTGGTCTTGCCAGGTGATGCTCTGCACTGTCGAGCGCCGCCAAGCACTTGTGGTAATGCCGCAGCCGCGAGGAcggacgaagaggaggacgcaggcggcggcgacgtggacgaggacgaAGACGAGGTTGGCCCAATGGACTGTGCGGACGCCTTTCAGTACTTCttcgacgaggacgagaagGCGTACCGCGACGTCGAGAGCGTCGTGTACGCCGCACCGCAGATGGCGCGCGTGCCACTGCCCACGCTGCGGGACTACTACCTCAACCAGCATACGGCCCTGTACACGGAGAAGGCGTCGTCCGCGGCGCTGACTACGCAGTCGGTCCCTTCGGTACTAGCGGGCAGCATGGCGCCAACCATCCCGAGCGTCTTCCTGCTAGACACCGCCGCGAATGCCGGAGGCGAGGACATGACCATCAAGGTGGCCACATGGTCTCCAACGCCACCGCTACCGACGCAACAACAGCCGCAAAAGGGACTCCACGACCCTCAAGAAACTCCGTCCAGCCGGCGTGACGCGCCACGTACGAGCACGACACGCACGCTGCTGACGACGGGAGAGGGCCTCGACAGCACCGCGCACGACACCGGCCGCTTCATTTCactggtggaggagatggcggcagcCTGCCGCCGCAttggcgccgcgccgctcgTCTGCTGGCGCAGTATTGATCGCGTGACGGAGCTGCCACCGGAAGATCCGCTTTGGCGGCGGCTTaccaacggcggcggcggcggtggtggtcggGTGGACAACGCCCGTGGCGAGATTGAGGACGACACGTCGTGCCCGCCAGTGAGCGATGTGCCACGCAAGCGCTGCTCACACCCCTCCGCTCCCCTCGTCGGTGATGGCGgtagcagcgccgcagcccCTCTACcctcactgcagcagcagcagcagcagcaggaccAGCAGCACTCCGAGCCACCCTCACTCTACTACCTTGGCCCGCAGCAGTACATGACCGCAGATGTATGGTGGTCGCGCGTGGAGGCATTCGGCTTCGGTCTTTGCAGTATGGGCCTGCGTCCTGGTGACCTGATCGGCATCGTCGAGGACACGCGTTGGGAGTGGCTCGTCACGTGTTACGCAGCTTGGAGTGTCGGcctcgttgtcgtcgtcttcgacAGCTCGGCACGGACTATGGCGCGGGCTGCCATGGACACAGCGCCGGAGATGAAGGCGCTTGTGTGTAGTCCCGTTGTTCACCGTGCCTTGCGCCGGCACTTTGacgatgccgcagcagcagcggcggcggcggctcgcaGCGCTCGCGCGCCAGCCCCGCTTACACCCACGTCTGTGAGCAGCATGAAGGACTACGATGGCGATGAGGGCGACATGTATGATGGCAATCATGGCGCGTGTGCGAGTGGTGACGCAGCAGGGACCGTGCCGCCTCAGTGGACTTCAGTCCAGCCGCGAAAGAAACGACATGCCCATCCTTCCATGTTCATCGTCGTCCGGCGCAGCGGACCCCCGCGCgactgccgcagcgacggcggggACGTCCACGCCGcagcgatgcgcagcagtgcgtcaTCTGACGCGGCACCGGGGTCGTGGTGGTCGCGTGCGAACATGCGAGAGCCGCAGTCGTCGCACCGGACCCACGACCCCGGTGTGGAGGGGGACAATGAAGCCGGGGacgaagaaggtgaagacgaagaagaggcgctTTGGTGGAGCGACGTGCTCATGCATGGCGAGAAGAAACTTAGGGTGTGGCGTCAACGCAAGTTacgagagcagcggctgcagcagcaacagcagcagcagcaggctcgTCTACgctaccagcagcagcaacgctgcgcacgcgccggcggcggtggtagtggtggtgctgctgcgccttcgTCGCCGTCAGGTACCTCTCGCCATTGTCTTCGTGGGAGCAGTGGGCTTGGTATGGATGACTTCTACGGCTCCACATccacggcagccgcctcgcAGGATGGGAGTACTGCGTCCGCGACCGCCAGCGCCAAGCCCGgccccactgccgccgtcagTGACAGCGGTATGAGCACAGCGCAGGCAGCATCCGACAGTGCTAAAACGACCCCCATCATGCTgctcggtgccgccgccgccaagggtggcaagagcggcagcagcacgaggctCTCCGTCAACGCTCCCGCAAGGCGCGTCTTGGTGCCAatggaggaaagaaaggcgcTAACCGAGTTTCCTCGGCGCAGGACCTGCGGCGGCTCTCTACGCACGATGCCAACGTCATCGCTTCTGGCAGGCAACGCCGCCCTGACCGGCACGCCACCGATGGCCATCAAGGAcgggctgccgcggctgccactCGCCCCTCTCCGGCCAGACGACCTCGCCTTTATCTTCTACACCGAAGGCGATCCCAAAGGTGTCCTCCTCACACATGGTGCCCTCAAGGCATCTGTGGCTGCCCACCACGAATACCTTAACTCGACCGAcatcggcggcagcaccgccgagAGTACCGGACGTGGTGGGCAGGGCAACAGCCGCATTGCCCGCTACACGACGGCCTATATGCCTGCCCTGCGCTCCCGCTCAGCCCCAGCGGGGCGGCCGTCGTACATGGCGTACCTCCCCCTGCACGACATCGGCGAGTTTGTGGCGGAGACCGCCGCGCTCGTCCGCGGCCTCCTCGTGTGCTACGGCACGCGCCGGACTCTCTTTGACACGTGGGCGCGTCCGCACGGCGACCTCACCGAGTACAGGCCGACCGTATTCCCCGCGCTACCGGCCACACtggcgcgcctgcgccgcaccgtcgAGTCGATGGTGTCCACCGGCTATCGCCAGCTGCTGTTTGAGGCCGCGTACgaggcgcggcggcaggcgatgcggcgcggACTGCACACACCGTTCCTGCTCACCACCATCTTCGCCCCCTCGCGCGAGCTGCTCGGTGGCCGCTGTCGGCTCGTACTTGTCCGTGGCGGtcccggtgccgctgcgctgcacccACGGGACCAAGAGTACTTGTCGGTCGTGTGCGGCGTGTCCCTCGTGCAGTCGTACGGCGTCACGGAGGCTTCCGGGTGCGGGCTGCAACAAGCGTACTGCTCGACGCAGCTCGACTCGATCGGCGGCCCGCTGGGCCCCGTACACGTAAAAATGCGTGACGTCTtcgccacggcagcggcaccctcgagtggtggtggctgcggctgGTCGCATCAGTCAGAGCGGCCAACaggtgagctgctgctgcgcggcccCACCGTCATGGCCGGCTACTACCGGCAGCCGgagaggacggcggcggtcCTAGAAAAGAGTGGTTGGCTGCACACCGAGGACGTCGTGGAGCGCTGCCCGGATGGCTCTTTtcgccgcatcgcctcccTGCGTCCGCACCACGCCACGACGAGTAATGGTCACTGCATCGCTCTCGAGCCCCTCGAGGCGCTCTACGCGCAGCACCCCCTCTGCCTGAAGGGCGGGGTCTGCGTGCTGGTGCATCCCTACCGGCGGTACGTCTGCGCCCTCGTCCTCACTGATGAGCACCATCTGTGGGACTTCCTTCAGACAACCGCCGCGGCCGTGGCGAGGCCGGCGTCGTCATACTCGCCACCGAGCTCATCCacctcgcagcagcggagctggATTTTGTCTGCCATTGGGGAGTGGCCGCAGTGCCTGGGCGACTCGGCACTCAACCAggtcgccgccacctcgctTGTGGCGTGGGCGACGCAGCACGGCGGCATCGCCCCGCACGAGTGCGTGCGGCACGTACGCGTTCTGCACGGTGTGTGGGACGCTGCTCATTACACCCGCACCGCGACGGGACGACTCTTCCGCCCTGCCATCCACCAGCGCTACAGCGGTGTCATTCAGGAGCTCTTCGCAGACGAGGACTGACGGCACTCGCGGAGGGGGGATAGCGAGGCAGGAAAGCGGGAGGCGGCGTGGAGACGACTGCCTAACTCCAactcttctcgctctcgctcgcttgcGCGTGTCTGGCGTCCCCCCGCTCCCTGGCCCTGCCCCCATTCTCTTCTCGCGCCGCCacggtggtggagagggggcggaggggggggcggcgcaTGAAGAAATGTTTTGAGAGCGAAGCCTCATTCAGCACAAACCATCCCAGCGGACGAGCGAGGAgtaagagggaagggagacgGGCACGCGATGCTGCAGAATACAGCATGCACGTACGCGTACATGGACAGAGGGCTCCACGCACGGATCGAGGGGGGCGGTAGGAGGAGGGAACGGAGTGacacctcccccactcctGCATGGTGTCGTGCGTCTCAGTCGACGAGTACTCGTGAGCAGTGAAATAGCGGCGAGGCCTCGCCTGCCCTTCCTCACCACTGCCAAGCACCGACGCACATGAGTGCATCACTGTTtcacacaccctctctctctctgactctTCGCTACtatcctcctccctcccctcttactcctccccctccacctggGCATCGATGTGcacctgtgcgtgtctgtgtcggGATGacggtgggggtggtggtggtccaCCGCCCACAATCCCCTCaacaccctcccctcccctcccacgcCATGTGCCGGTGTACGACCGCCACGACAACGCAAACATTGCCAACGGCGGCGACAACTCGCGCTACGTCATCATGCATAGCGCAAAACGGCCTTatgcacactcacacacacgcacacaacacacacactcactaCACACAACAGAGAAAGCTTGAGTGAGTGaggtctctctcctccaccccctcatCTTACACCggcccttcctccccctctctttcgctgccATTCAGGTATCCAGGCGCTGAGGTAATTTTACGACGAAGCCCTGCagacactcgcacacaccctccctcactcGCGACACGCACTCACATTACATTACAGTCAGACAGACAGGAGgtgggggaaaagagagagaggagagagagaggggggaaaagcagtgcatcgctgcggctgtcTGGGGGCCTCTTGCGCGCCGGCCCGCCATGACGTCCCGCGCCAATTTGGACTTTTtcgcgccaccgctggagCGGCGGCAATGCGTGCGCGAGCGaatggcgcagctgcgcgcccCGATGTATGAGTGGCGGCGCGACTTTGCGGAGTCCGCCTTCGACGCTGCCACGGGCGAGCGCCGCCCGCTGCGACGCGTCTTCAACCCAGCAGCGAAAGAGCACCCGGTGGCCGCGCACAGTGTCCGCGCCGCGACACGCAACGCGGATGCAAACGCCGCTTACAAAGAGGTAGAGCAGAGCAACAacgtgccaccgccgccgccgaagcagcggtggtcgCGGCGTCAGTGGAGCCCGCAGCGCACGCTGGGAAGCGGCAACGCCGCAGCAACCAGAGCATACTCGGCACGaccagcggcggccaccgtGTGGGAAGGTGCGGCGAGCGGTACCACTGATCGGCGCCATATGTGGAAGCAGAGCGGCTTCACGTTCGCCGAGGACTACTTCCGCAAGAGTGCGCAGGTGCCCATGTCGCAGACGCatctcggcgctgctgcgtctgaAGCTCGTCGTGGTGTGGGCAGATGCGGGGTGTACGTGCCGTACCTACACGACACAATTCTTTTCTGTGAACCTCGGCAGCATCCGATGAAGACGCGTCGTAGTCGGCCTGATGGAGGTGACGGcactgccacagcagccaaCGAGTTGCCGCCGGTTCACCGGGCGTCCTCCGCAGCAGGGGTGGTGATGGCCGTGACGTTCAACGCCGCCGAGTCACGGGGGT from Leishmania panamensis strain MHOM/PA/94/PSC-1 chromosome 1 sequence encodes:
- a CDS encoding long-chain-fatty-acid-CoA ligase, putative (TriTrypDB/GeneDB-style sysID: LpmP.01.0530), whose amino-acid sequence is MGTLLVTLLQCRNSQSLYPNLRATQHNHYTSFQQQCSVPLLADARHYNQHSRQDSPLIATTTTTTPTGAVSDEATERTAVASRAGETEKGAPPPTSFAGAVSDMSASDKHVVNPPEVRNDGDNTGAGATDVDVDAAAEISRLLLTRLLATKSVPIPPSASQVHPQLHHHAIEQPAVDNALYTSSLPVVPPLASAGVASSPSTTPPMQPQDRPPSPSTMVFMPSATATAPLTPAASPRRQRSNNAVPPLSMLATATSTQTPTPHLAPAGGLTISPPAGAPVAKDCDSVKRLVLPGDALHCRAPPSTCGNAAAARTDEEEDAGGGDVDEDEDEVGPMDCADAFQYFFDEDEKAYRDVESVVYAAPQMARVPLPTLRDYYLNQHTALYTEKASSAALTTQSVPSVLAGSMAPTIPSVFLLDTAANAGGEDMTIKVATWSPTPPLPTQQQPQKGLHDPQETPSSRRDAPRTSTTRTLLTTGEGLDSTAHDTGRFISLVEEMAAACRRIGAAPLVCWRSIDRVTELPPEDPLWRRLTNGGGGGGGRVDNARGEIEDDTSCPPVSDVPRKRCSHPSAPLVGDGGSSAAAPLPSLQQQQQQQDQQHSEPPSLYYLGPQQYMTADVWWSRVEAFGFGLCSMGLRPGDLIGIVEDTRWEWLVTCYAAWSVGLVVVVFDSSARTMARAAMDTAPEMKALVCSPVVHRALRRHFDDAAAAAAAAARSARAPAPLTPTSVSSMKDYDGDEGDMYDGNHGACASGDAAGTVPPQWTSVQPRKKRHAHPSMFIVVRRSGPPRDCRSDGGDVHAAAMRSSASSDAAPGSWWSRANMREPQSSHRTHDPGVEGDNEAGDEEGEDEEEALWWSDVLMHGEKKLRVWRQRKLREQRLQQQQQQQQARLRYQQQQRCARAGGGGSGGAAAPSSPSGTSRHCLRGSSGLGMDDFYGSTSTAAASQDGSTASATASAKPGPTAAVSDSGMSTAQAASDSAKTTPIMLLGAAAAKGGKSGSSTRLSVNAPARRVLVPMEERKALTEFPRRRTCGGSLRTMPTSSLLAGNAALTGTPPMAIKDGLPRLPLAPLRPDDLAFIFYTEGDPKGVLLTHGALKASVAAHHEYLNSTDIGGSTAESTGRGGQGNSRIARYTTAYMPALRSRSAPAGRPSYMAYLPLHDIGEFVAETAALVRGLLVCYGTRRTLFDTWARPHGDLTEYRPTVFPALPATLARLRRTVESMVSTGYRQLLFEAAYEARRQAMRRGLHTPFLLTTIFAPSRELLGGRCRLVLVRGGPGAAALHPRDQEYLSVVCGVSLVQSYGVTEASGCGLQQAYCSTQLDSIGGPLGPVHVKMRDVFATAAAPSSGGGCGWSHQSERPTGELLLRGPTVMAGYYRQPERTAAVLEKSGWLHTEDVVERCPDGSFRRIASLRPHHATTSNGHCIALEPLEALYAQHPLCLKGGVCVLVHPYRRYVCALVLTDEHHLWDFLQTTAAAVARPASSYSPPSSSTSQQRSWILSAIGEWPQCLGDSALNQVAATSLVAWATQHGGIAPHECVRHVRVLHGVWDAAHYTRTATGRLFRPAIHQRYSGVIQELFADED